GATGTCGTCATGGAGCTCAGAATAAAAACAGCGGCGCCTGTCGCCACCAGCGCATTAGTGCGTAATCCCGCCATACGTTGACGCCATTGTCTTTCTGCGCCAATCAGCGCGCCCAACAGCATAGCGGCCAGTAAATTTAAAATATAAGGAAACATTAACATACGTTCCTCCATTTTTTCTGGAAGAATAAGTACGTGCTATATTTAGCACACGACAAATTTCTGCCCTGAGGCAATTAGCGTCGTGTTGACGGTGGAGGAAATAAAGCGTGTTTAAACATGAACATGACGATGACCCTCGCGACAATGCGCGTGTTGTAACATTATTGGGATGACAATCGTCACAAGGGGAGATTGCTGCCCACCGGTTCGGCAAGCAGCGCAGGAATAGCGTGCGTTAACTTGCCAGATGATTTACGTAAAAGTGACTGTCCAACGTATTACTCCTGCATGAATTTGCGCTTATTATAGTCAGCCAATATGTTCCGTAAAGTGCAAAGGCGAGTTTAGTGACGTTCTGTTTAAGTTTGTTTGATATTTTTTCTTATGACAAAAAAATGACAATATTATGTCGATAACAAGCTCGTCTGAAATCATTAAACAATAAATTCCTGCTTAATACCGGTGATAGCTCTGTTATGATGCCTGCACGTAAAAAAAATAAAACAACATGACGAGGAAAAAATGGGTTCCACCAGAAAAGGGATGCTAAACGTCCTGATTGCCGCCGTATTGTGGGGGAGTTCAGGGGTTTGCGCGCAGTACATCATGGAGCAAAGCCGTATGTCGTCACAGTTCCTGACGATGATACGTTTGTTATTCGCCGGGCTGATACTGGTGACATTCTCCTTTATGCACGGCGATAAGATATTTTCAATTCTTAAAAACCGCAAAGATGCTCTGAGTCTGCTGATTTTCTCCGTGGTGGGCGCGCTCACCGTTCAGCTAACCTTCCTGCTCACGATTGAAAAATCCAATGCCGCCACCGCGACAGTACTGCAATTTTTATCGCCGACCATTATTGTAGCGTGGTTTGCATTAGCGCGAAGAACACGGCCAGGCATTCTGGTTTTAACCGCCATTCTTACATCGCTTATCGGCACCTTTTTACTGGTGACTCACGGCAACCCCACGTCGCTGTCGATCTCTTCCGCCGCTCTGTTCTGGGGTATTGCCTCTGCGTTTGCCGCCGCCTTTTATACGACCTGGCCATCCAGACTGATTGCCCAATACGGCACGCTGCCAGTGGTCGGCTGGAGTATGTCCTTTGGCGGCCTTATTCTGCTGCCCTTCTACGCTAAAGAAGGAACGCACTTTGCGGTGAGCGGCAGCCTGATTCTGGCCTTTTTCTACCTGGTGGTGATCGGTACGTCGCTGACGTTCAGCCTGTATTTGAAAGGCGCGCAACTGATTGGCGGTCCTAAAGCCAGCATTTTAAGCTGTGCGGAACCGTTAAGCAGCGCCCTGCTATCGCTACTGCTGTTGGGCATTAGTTTTACCTTGCCGGACTGGCTGGGCACGCTGCTCATTCTCTCGTCAGTGGTCCTAATCTCCATGGATTCCCGCCGCCGTGCGCGAACCGCTTTACGCCGTTGATAATCACGATGACCGGGCGGAAGAGAAAAGTTTAATGGCGCTTTGCCTTAATCTCTTCGTCAGA
The Salmonella bongori NCTC 12419 DNA segment above includes these coding regions:
- a CDS encoding EamA family transporter: MGSTRKGMLNVLIAAVLWGSSGVCAQYIMEQSRMSSQFLTMIRLLFAGLILVTFSFMHGDKIFSILKNRKDALSLLIFSVVGALTVQLTFLLTIEKSNAATATVLQFLSPTIIVAWFALARRTRPGILVLTAILTSLIGTFLLVTHGNPTSLSISSAALFWGIASAFAAAFYTTWPSRLIAQYGTLPVVGWSMSFGGLILLPFYAKEGTHFAVSGSLILAFFYLVVIGTSLTFSLYLKGAQLIGGPKASILSCAEPLSSALLSLLLLGISFTLPDWLGTLLILSSVVLISMDSRRRARTALRR